The following proteins are encoded in a genomic region of Streptomyces sp. NBC_01723:
- a CDS encoding pyroglutamyl peptidase produces MTALRVRIGVLGLALVAGLAAPGAAMAAPPGVTAASPAPTVEERRLDGDVPREILRGSGFDAVAPAFARGLGRADSYREARRLVEREGSALWRRAVDRAQGRGPSHGAISRDDDRPLYWARLSMTRELRTWEPRFGLGERQRDALLDALERTSRGQSDIRLPQRHDGDRGKGAKRVLLTGFDPFTLDRDIRISNPSGAAALALDGTVIDTPDGPARVETAVFPVRWRDFAEGTVERTLRPYLPGVDLFTTVSQGRVGKFDVERTNGAWRGGFPDNENVSRTETVPVADPASQPQWTTTTLPYAAITAAETGRFPVYDNTSVTEIPAGSTQAVVRPDGPTPGSTAREGGGGNYLSNEIAYRATLLRDRLGLRGTLPGGHVHTPVLQFGAGNTDPATGTVTDPEFVRNRLDIVAQVRAIVAVAVSAPEPDRG; encoded by the coding sequence TTGACTGCCCTACGTGTTCGGATCGGCGTACTCGGACTGGCCCTGGTGGCGGGGCTCGCGGCCCCGGGGGCGGCCATGGCGGCACCTCCGGGGGTCACCGCCGCCTCCCCCGCTCCCACGGTCGAGGAGCGGCGGCTCGACGGGGACGTGCCCCGGGAGATCCTGCGCGGCTCCGGATTCGACGCCGTGGCACCGGCGTTCGCGCGCGGGCTCGGGCGGGCGGACTCCTACCGCGAGGCCCGGCGCCTGGTCGAGCGGGAGGGCTCCGCGCTGTGGCGGCGGGCCGTGGACCGGGCGCAGGGGCGCGGCCCGTCGCACGGGGCCATCAGCCGCGACGACGACCGGCCGCTGTACTGGGCGCGGCTCTCGATGACCCGTGAACTGCGTACCTGGGAGCCCCGGTTCGGGCTCGGTGAGCGGCAGCGGGACGCGCTGCTCGACGCGTTGGAGCGCACCTCGCGCGGGCAGTCCGACATCCGCCTGCCGCAGCGGCACGACGGCGACCGGGGCAAGGGCGCGAAGCGCGTCCTGCTCACCGGCTTCGACCCCTTCACCCTGGACCGCGACATCCGCATCTCCAACCCGTCCGGCGCCGCCGCGCTCGCCCTGGACGGCACGGTGATCGACACCCCGGACGGGCCCGCGCGAGTGGAGACGGCCGTGTTCCCGGTGCGCTGGCGGGACTTCGCGGAGGGGACCGTGGAACGGACGCTGCGGCCGTATCTGCCGGGGGTGGACCTGTTCACCACGGTGAGCCAGGGCCGGGTCGGGAAGTTCGACGTGGAGCGGACCAACGGGGCCTGGCGGGGCGGCTTCCCCGACAACGAGAACGTGTCCCGCACGGAGACGGTGCCCGTCGCCGACCCGGCCTCGCAGCCGCAGTGGACGACGACCACGCTGCCGTACGCGGCGATCACGGCGGCGGAGACCGGCCGCTTCCCGGTGTACGACAACACGAGCGTGACCGAGATCCCGGCGGGCTCCACCCAGGCCGTCGTACGGCCGGACGGTCCCACGCCGGGTTCCACGGCCCGGGAGGGCGGCGGCGGGAACTACCTGTCCAACGAGATCGCCTACCGGGCGACGCTGCTGCGGGACCGGCTCGGGCTGCGCGGCACGCTGCCGGGCGGGCACGTCCATACGCCGGTGCTCCAGTTCGGGGCCGGTAACACCGATCCGGCGACGGGGACGGTCACCGATCCCGAGTTCGTACGCAACCGGCTGGACATCGTGGCGCAGGTACGGGCGATCGTGGCCGTGGCGGTCAGTGCGCCGGAGCCGGACCGGGGCTGA
- the chvE gene encoding multiple monosaccharide ABC transporter substrate-binding protein, whose amino-acid sequence MRNRRAALAAIASAASLALTLTACGQNSEGGSEEDKGGADGATVGIAMPTKSSERWITDGANVEKELKAKGFETKLVFGEDDPDQQVSQLENMITQGVDALIVAAIDNKSLGNVMQQAKDADIPVISYDRLILGTENVDYYASFDNEKVGELQGGYIVDKLGLKEGKKGPFNIELFAGSNDDNNTRYFFQGAMNALKPYMEKGQLVVRSKQTDLNQVTTLRWDGGTAQKRMDDLLTSSYRSARVDAVLSPYDGISIGILSALKSDGYGSGSKPMPVVTGQDAEIASVKSIKSGQQTQTVFKDLRELAKVASNMVEAVLNDKKPEVNDTKSYDNGSKVVPAYLLEPVSVDKTNYEKVLVDGGYYSADDLK is encoded by the coding sequence ATGCGCAACCGCAGAGCCGCACTCGCCGCCATAGCCTCCGCCGCCTCCCTCGCCCTGACACTGACCGCCTGCGGCCAGAACAGCGAGGGTGGCAGCGAGGAGGACAAGGGCGGCGCCGACGGCGCCACCGTAGGCATCGCGATGCCGACCAAGTCCTCCGAGCGCTGGATCACCGACGGCGCCAACGTCGAGAAGGAACTGAAGGCCAAGGGGTTCGAGACCAAGCTCGTCTTCGGCGAGGACGACCCGGACCAGCAGGTCTCGCAGCTCGAGAACATGATCACGCAGGGCGTGGACGCGCTGATCGTGGCCGCGATCGACAACAAGTCCCTGGGCAACGTCATGCAGCAGGCCAAGGACGCCGACATCCCCGTCATCTCCTACGACCGGCTGATCCTCGGCACGGAGAACGTCGACTACTACGCCTCGTTCGACAACGAGAAGGTCGGCGAACTGCAGGGCGGTTACATCGTCGACAAGCTCGGTCTGAAGGAGGGCAAGAAGGGCCCCTTCAACATCGAGCTGTTCGCCGGCTCCAACGACGACAACAACACCAGGTACTTCTTCCAGGGCGCGATGAACGCCCTGAAGCCCTACATGGAGAAGGGCCAGTTGGTCGTACGGTCCAAGCAGACCGACCTCAACCAGGTCACCACCCTGCGCTGGGACGGCGGCACCGCGCAGAAGCGCATGGACGACCTGCTCACCTCCAGCTACCGCAGCGCCCGGGTCGACGCGGTGCTCTCGCCGTACGACGGCATCTCCATCGGCATCCTGTCCGCCCTGAAGTCGGACGGCTACGGCTCCGGCAGCAAGCCCATGCCCGTCGTCACCGGCCAGGACGCCGAGATCGCCTCGGTGAAGTCGATCAAGTCGGGCCAGCAGACCCAGACCGTCTTCAAGGACCTGCGCGAGCTGGCCAAGGTCGCCTCGAACATGGTCGAAGCGGTACTGAACGACAAGAAGCCCGAGGTCAACGACACCAAGTCCTACGACAACGGATCCAAGGTCGTCCCCGCCTACCTGCTCGAGCCGGTCAGCGTCGACAAGACCAACTACGAGAAGGTCCTCGTCGACGGCGGCTACTACAGCGCGGACGACCTCAAGTAA
- a CDS encoding zinc-dependent alcohol dehydrogenase, producing the protein MSGAVAVVVEAPGAHRLVPHEPAEPGPGEALVRVHAVGICGSDREVYQGNRPEGYVRYPLIPGHEWSGTVERTGAGVPASLAGRKVVGEGFRNCQVCDRCHAGETTLCTAGYEETGFTRPGAMAPTLTLPARLLHVLPDDADLTAAALLEPAACVAAAALKAGARPGERVAVVGTGTLGMFAVQFLRAASPAELLVVGTRGDREALSRRFGASDFRTRDRPLPDDFDLVIETAGSADAARTAAALLRRGGRLVLTGIPAPGADGLDPTDLVVRQLEVQTVFGAPPDAWAHTVRVFAAGLLDPLPLVTHELPLDGFPEAIELVGSGDPKVGKVLLRP; encoded by the coding sequence ATGAGCGGCGCGGTGGCGGTCGTCGTCGAGGCGCCGGGAGCGCACCGGCTGGTGCCGCACGAGCCCGCCGAACCCGGCCCCGGCGAGGCGCTGGTGCGAGTGCACGCCGTCGGGATCTGCGGCAGCGACCGCGAGGTCTACCAGGGCAACCGGCCCGAGGGGTACGTGCGTTACCCGCTCATCCCCGGCCACGAGTGGTCCGGGACCGTGGAGCGGACCGGCGCCGGGGTGCCCGCGTCGCTGGCCGGCCGGAAGGTGGTGGGCGAGGGGTTCCGCAACTGCCAGGTGTGCGACCGCTGTCACGCGGGCGAGACGACGCTGTGCACGGCGGGGTACGAGGAGACGGGGTTCACCCGGCCGGGCGCGATGGCGCCCACGCTGACCCTGCCCGCGCGGCTGCTGCACGTACTGCCCGACGACGCCGACCTCACCGCCGCCGCGCTGCTGGAGCCCGCGGCCTGCGTCGCCGCCGCCGCGCTGAAGGCCGGCGCCCGGCCCGGCGAGCGGGTCGCCGTCGTCGGCACCGGCACGCTCGGCATGTTCGCCGTGCAGTTCCTGCGCGCCGCCTCCCCCGCCGAGCTGCTGGTCGTCGGCACGCGCGGCGACCGGGAGGCACTGTCACGGCGGTTCGGCGCGAGCGACTTCCGCACCAGGGACCGCCCGCTCCCGGACGACTTCGACCTCGTGATCGAGACCGCCGGGTCGGCGGACGCCGCCCGCACGGCCGCCGCGCTGCTGCGCAGGGGCGGGCGGCTGGTGCTGACCGGCATCCCGGCGCCGGGCGCCGACGGCCTCGACCCGACCGACCTGGTGGTGCGGCAACTGGAGGTGCAGACGGTCTTCGGCGCGCCGCCGGACGCCTGGGCGCACACGGTGCGGGTCTTCGCGGCCGGCCTGCTCGATCCGCTGCCGCTGGTGACACACGAACTGCCGCTCGACGGGTTCCCGGAGGCCATCGAGCTGGTGGGGTCCGGTGATCCGAAGGTCGGCAAGGTGCTGCTGAGGCCATGA
- a CDS encoding mandelate racemase/muconate lactonizing enzyme family protein, whose amino-acid sequence MRITGISTHVVGTPWRNLTYVQVHTDEGVTGVGETRMLGHTDALVGYLREAEANHILGSDPFAVEDLVRRMKYGDYGRAGEIVMSGIAVVEMACWDIKGKALGVPVWQLLGGKVTDKVKAYANGWYTTERTPEAYHKAAQGVMERGYRALKIDPFGTGHFELDQQQTNYAVSLIEAVRDAIGPDAELMLEMHGRFSPSTAVRLARELAPFKPAWLEEPVPPENLKALRKVAEKVDIPVATGERIHDRIEFRELFEDQSVDVIQPDVGHIGGIWETRKLAATAETHYTLVAPHNVGGSVLTAASLQVGFTSPNFKILEHFNDFADAEIKKVVKGAPQVDPEDGCFHLSDAPGLGVELDTDAAAEFPQQQARFDLWAEGWEQRKPKGTQG is encoded by the coding sequence GTGCGCATCACCGGAATCAGCACACACGTGGTCGGGACGCCGTGGCGGAACCTGACCTACGTCCAGGTGCACACCGACGAAGGCGTCACCGGCGTCGGCGAGACCCGGATGCTGGGGCACACCGACGCACTCGTCGGCTACCTGCGGGAGGCCGAGGCCAACCACATCCTCGGCTCCGACCCGTTCGCCGTCGAGGACTTGGTGCGCCGCATGAAGTACGGCGACTACGGTCGCGCCGGCGAGATCGTGATGTCCGGCATCGCCGTCGTCGAGATGGCCTGCTGGGACATCAAGGGCAAGGCTCTCGGGGTCCCCGTCTGGCAGTTGCTGGGCGGCAAGGTGACCGACAAGGTCAAGGCGTACGCCAACGGGTGGTACACGACCGAGCGGACGCCGGAGGCGTACCACAAGGCCGCGCAGGGGGTCATGGAGCGCGGGTACCGGGCGCTGAAGATCGACCCGTTCGGCACCGGGCACTTCGAACTGGACCAGCAGCAGACGAACTACGCCGTGTCGCTGATCGAGGCCGTGCGGGACGCCATCGGACCCGACGCCGAGCTGATGCTGGAGATGCACGGCCGGTTCTCGCCCTCCACCGCCGTCCGGCTCGCCCGCGAACTCGCGCCGTTCAAGCCGGCCTGGCTGGAGGAGCCGGTCCCGCCGGAGAACCTCAAGGCGCTGCGGAAGGTCGCCGAGAAGGTGGACATCCCCGTCGCCACCGGTGAGCGCATCCACGACCGGATCGAGTTCCGCGAGCTGTTCGAGGACCAGTCGGTGGACGTCATCCAGCCCGACGTCGGCCACATCGGCGGCATCTGGGAGACCCGGAAGCTGGCCGCCACCGCCGAGACGCACTACACGCTCGTCGCCCCGCACAACGTCGGCGGCTCCGTCCTCACCGCCGCCTCCCTCCAGGTCGGCTTCACCTCACCGAACTTCAAGATCCTGGAGCACTTCAACGACTTCGCGGACGCGGAGATCAAGAAGGTGGTGAAGGGCGCCCCGCAGGTGGACCCGGAGGACGGGTGCTTCCACCTGTCCGACGCGCCCGGCCTCGGCGTCGAGCTGGACACCGACGCGGCGGCCGAGTTCCCCCAGCAGCAGGCCCGGTTCGACCTGTGGGCCGAGGGCTGGGAGCAGCGCAAGCCCAAGGGGACGCAGGGATGA
- a CDS encoding NADP-dependent oxidoreductase: MTDSPSLPAVNREWHLVTRPVGWPKPEDFALVETDVPTPGEGQVLVRNLYVSVDPYMRGRMSAAKSYAAPYELGKAMQGGAVGEVVASNAEGFAVGDHVLHFLGWREYAAVNAKSAVKVDPDAAPLSTYLGVLGMTGLTAYAGLLRTAAFKEGDTVFVSGAAGAVGSQVGQLAKLKGAARVIGSAGSDEKVRLLVDEYGFDAAFNYKDAPVGEQLRAAAPDGIDVYFDNVGGDHLEAAIGSLNLNGRIAICGAISVYNNTEPAPGPKNLARLIQTRGRIEGFLVGDHYDLQPKFVEEVGPWVASGALKYRETVVEGIENNLEAFLGVLRGDNTGKMIVKL; the protein is encoded by the coding sequence ATGACCGACTCCCCCTCCCTCCCCGCCGTCAACCGCGAATGGCACCTGGTCACCCGCCCGGTCGGCTGGCCCAAGCCCGAGGACTTCGCGCTGGTGGAGACCGACGTCCCCACCCCGGGTGAGGGCCAGGTCCTGGTGCGCAACCTGTACGTCTCCGTCGACCCCTACATGCGCGGCCGGATGAGCGCCGCCAAGTCCTACGCGGCCCCCTACGAGCTGGGCAAGGCCATGCAGGGCGGCGCGGTCGGCGAGGTCGTCGCCTCCAACGCCGAGGGCTTCGCCGTCGGCGACCACGTCCTGCACTTCCTCGGCTGGCGGGAGTACGCCGCCGTGAACGCGAAGAGCGCCGTCAAGGTCGACCCGGACGCCGCGCCCCTGTCGACGTACCTCGGCGTACTCGGCATGACCGGCCTCACCGCCTACGCCGGCCTGCTGCGCACCGCCGCCTTCAAGGAGGGCGACACGGTCTTCGTCTCCGGCGCGGCCGGTGCCGTCGGCAGCCAGGTGGGGCAGCTCGCGAAGCTCAAGGGCGCCGCCCGGGTCATCGGCTCGGCCGGCTCGGACGAGAAGGTCCGGCTGCTCGTCGACGAGTACGGCTTCGACGCGGCGTTCAACTACAAGGACGCCCCGGTCGGCGAGCAGCTGCGCGCCGCCGCCCCCGACGGCATCGACGTCTACTTCGACAACGTCGGCGGCGACCACCTGGAGGCGGCCATCGGCTCCCTCAACCTGAACGGCCGCATCGCCATCTGCGGCGCGATCTCCGTCTACAACAACACCGAGCCCGCCCCCGGCCCGAAGAACCTCGCCCGCCTGATCCAGACCCGCGGCCGCATCGAGGGCTTCCTGGTCGGCGACCACTACGACCTCCAGCCGAAGTTCGTCGAGGAGGTCGGCCCCTGGGTGGCCTCCGGCGCCCTGAAGTACCGCGAGACGGTCGTCGAGGGCATCGAGAACAACCTGGAGGCGTTCCTCGGCGTCCTGCGCGGCGACAACACCGGGAAGATGATCGTCAAGCTCTGA
- a CDS encoding EI24 domain-containing protein → MRDLGAGFGHLLKGQRWVARHGKSYGFGLVPGLITLVLYAAALVALALWGTDFVAWTTPFADDWSSPWLGLFRGFLTVVLFALALLLAVLTFTAVTLLIGQPFYEALSERVDRDVSPDGTAPESDLPLWREVWLSGRDSLRILVRAALWGVLLFALGFIPFVGQTVVPVVGLFVTGFFLTEELTSVALQRRGIELRERLALLRSRKTLVWGFGTPLAVSFLVPFVAVFLMPGAVAGATLLARELLGEEIRDGRDDRSGGGPADPAVSPGPAPAH, encoded by the coding sequence ATGCGCGATCTTGGGGCGGGATTCGGCCATCTCCTGAAGGGCCAGCGCTGGGTGGCCCGGCACGGCAAGAGCTACGGCTTCGGGCTCGTCCCGGGCCTGATCACACTGGTCCTGTACGCGGCCGCGCTGGTCGCGCTCGCGCTGTGGGGCACGGACTTCGTCGCCTGGACGACCCCCTTCGCCGACGACTGGTCGAGCCCCTGGCTCGGGCTCTTCCGCGGCTTCCTGACCGTCGTCCTGTTCGCCCTCGCCCTGCTGCTGGCCGTCCTCACCTTCACCGCGGTCACCCTGTTGATCGGGCAGCCCTTCTACGAGGCCCTGTCCGAGCGCGTCGACCGCGACGTCTCCCCGGACGGCACCGCCCCCGAGTCCGACCTGCCGCTCTGGCGCGAGGTGTGGCTCTCCGGCCGCGACAGCCTGCGGATCCTCGTCCGCGCCGCCCTCTGGGGCGTGCTGCTCTTCGCCCTCGGCTTCATCCCGTTCGTCGGGCAGACGGTGGTCCCGGTGGTCGGCCTCTTCGTGACCGGCTTCTTCCTCACCGAGGAGCTGACCTCCGTCGCCCTCCAGCGTCGCGGGATCGAGCTGCGCGAACGCCTCGCCCTGCTGCGCTCGCGCAAGACGCTGGTCTGGGGCTTCGGCACCCCGCTGGCCGTGTCCTTCCTGGTGCCCTTCGTCGCCGTGTTCCTGATGCCGGGCGCGGTCGCCGGCGCCACGCTCCTCGCCCGCGAACTGCTGGGCGAGGAGATCCGCGACGGCCGCGACGACCGCTCCGGCGGCGGCCCGGCCGACCCGGCGGTCAGCCCCGGTCCGGCTCCGGCGCACTGA
- a CDS encoding serine hydrolase domain-containing protein, whose product MTQEIHGTVADGFERVREEFTAVVTGEPADHESQLCVYVHGRRVVDLWTGDGAGAGSLYGVHTATLGAAHLVAALLVQEGTLELDRRVTYYWPEFAAEGKGSLTLRDLLAHRAGVIGTDTGFSTAELADDRVIAERLADQRPYWRPGTAFGSHALVLGALAGEVVRRATGHTLQEVYEDRVRAPHHLDFHLGLPAGLDHRFRAARPMVLTPVQRAGAACPDGPRSLAAIAFNRNAAHRTCLETLPNEPAVRAGGPASVGGVASARGLAGLYAAAIGEVEGRAPLLKPDTLAEFGQFHSVGYDLVTRTHGSYGIGFEATADLWHPFLGAGTIGHGGAGGSQGFADPSGGLAYGYTRRRSACPGGAAPENQRLVAAVHAAASAC is encoded by the coding sequence ATGACGCAGGAGATCCACGGCACCGTCGCCGACGGCTTCGAACGGGTGCGTGAGGAGTTCACGGCCGTCGTGACCGGAGAACCGGCGGACCACGAGAGCCAGTTGTGCGTGTACGTGCACGGGCGCCGGGTCGTCGACCTGTGGACCGGCGACGGAGCGGGGGCGGGTTCGCTGTACGGGGTGCACACCGCCACCCTGGGCGCCGCGCACCTGGTGGCCGCCCTGCTGGTCCAGGAGGGCACGCTGGAGCTGGACCGCAGGGTGACCTACTACTGGCCGGAGTTCGCGGCCGAGGGCAAGGGTTCACTGACCCTGCGGGACCTGCTGGCGCACCGGGCGGGGGTGATCGGCACGGACACCGGGTTCAGCACCGCCGAACTGGCCGACGACCGGGTGATCGCGGAGCGCCTCGCGGACCAGCGTCCGTACTGGCGGCCCGGCACGGCCTTCGGATCCCACGCGCTGGTGCTCGGGGCGCTCGCGGGCGAGGTGGTGCGCCGGGCCACGGGCCACACGCTGCAGGAGGTCTACGAGGACCGGGTCCGCGCCCCGCACCACCTGGACTTCCACCTGGGTCTGCCGGCGGGGCTCGACCACCGCTTCCGCGCCGCGCGGCCGATGGTCCTCACGCCGGTGCAGCGGGCCGGGGCCGCGTGCCCGGACGGTCCGCGTTCCCTCGCGGCGATCGCGTTCAACCGGAACGCGGCGCACCGCACCTGCCTGGAGACCCTGCCCAACGAGCCCGCGGTCCGTGCCGGGGGCCCCGCGTCCGTGGGCGGGGTGGCCTCGGCGCGCGGTCTCGCGGGGCTGTACGCGGCGGCGATCGGGGAGGTGGAGGGGAGGGCGCCGCTGCTGAAGCCGGACACGCTGGCGGAGTTCGGCCAGTTCCACTCGGTGGGCTACGACCTGGTGACCCGGACGCACGGGTCGTACGGCATCGGCTTCGAGGCGACGGCGGACCTCTGGCACCCGTTCCTGGGCGCCGGGACGATCGGGCACGGCGGTGCGGGCGGCAGCCAGGGCTTCGCGGACCCGTCGGGCGGCCTGGCCTACGGGTACACCCGGCGCCGTTCCGCCTGTCCGGGCGGGGCGGCGCCGGAGAACCAGCGGCTGGTGGCGGCGGTGCACGCGGCGGCGTCGGCCTGCTGA
- a CDS encoding MarR family winged helix-turn-helix transcriptional regulator, whose translation MATPRDTTRRPDALTLEVVELIGEVVARFHADYEEAAAERALTGAQAKLLSLLSLEPLPMRKLAQKLKCEPSNVTGIVDRLEARGLVERRPDPADRRVKVAAATEEGRRVARGLRDSLRFAREPLAGLSEGERVALRDALRRMLQD comes from the coding sequence ATGGCCACACCACGCGACACCACGCGCCGACCCGACGCACTCACCCTCGAAGTCGTCGAGCTGATCGGAGAGGTCGTGGCCCGCTTCCACGCCGACTACGAGGAGGCGGCCGCCGAGCGTGCGCTGACCGGGGCGCAGGCCAAGCTGCTCAGCCTGCTGTCACTGGAGCCGCTGCCGATGCGGAAGCTGGCGCAGAAACTGAAGTGCGAGCCGTCGAACGTCACCGGGATCGTGGACCGGCTGGAGGCGCGGGGCCTGGTCGAGCGGCGCCCCGACCCCGCCGACCGGCGCGTGAAGGTCGCGGCGGCGACGGAGGAGGGCCGACGGGTGGCACGGGGGCTGCGGGACTCCCTGCGGTTCGCGCGGGAGCCGCTGGCGGGGCTGTCGGAGGGGGAGCGGGTGGCACTGCGGGACGCGTTGCGGAGGATGCTCCAGGACTGA
- a CDS encoding organic hydroperoxide resistance protein, protein MPIQQSEVLYTAVATAENGRDGRVATDDGKLDLVVNPPKEMGGNGAGTNPEQLFAAGYSACFQGALGVVARQEGADISGSTVTAKVGIGKNDDGFGIIVEISAEIPAVDAATARSLVEKAHQVCPYSKATRGNITVTLV, encoded by the coding sequence ATGCCCATCCAGCAGTCCGAGGTCCTCTACACCGCCGTCGCCACCGCCGAGAACGGCCGCGACGGACGGGTGGCCACCGATGACGGCAAGCTCGACCTGGTCGTGAACCCGCCCAAGGAGATGGGTGGCAACGGCGCCGGCACCAACCCCGAGCAGCTGTTCGCCGCCGGGTACAGCGCCTGCTTCCAGGGCGCGCTCGGCGTCGTCGCCCGCCAGGAGGGCGCCGACATCTCCGGTTCGACCGTCACCGCCAAGGTCGGCATCGGCAAGAACGACGACGGGTTCGGCATCATCGTCGAGATCTCCGCCGAGATCCCGGCGGTGGACGCCGCCACCGCGCGGTCCCTGGTGGAGAAGGCCCACCAGGTGTGCCCCTACTCGAAGGCGACGCGCGGCAACATCACCGTGACGCTCGTCTGA
- a CDS encoding SCO2400 family protein has translation MDYCHPCRRHLNGALACPGCGTPVEQLRAAEPPLTATGALPSPPRPTDDADAADEAPDDASPGARSSRRDRKAAAHRRRRRRTLFVTAGFVLAAGGLSLAELGTDAPHSPPRPAAAGGESPDGEATKEAGEGSALPADAISDRATASGTPSPDASTSASASPSKSPDADASGTPPESGTPTASRPPAQAGTPTRDQDPAPSSPQPDDPSATTTPTPPDEPTPTPTETCDRFLWWCT, from the coding sequence ATGGACTACTGCCACCCGTGCCGACGGCACCTCAACGGCGCCCTCGCCTGCCCCGGGTGCGGTACGCCCGTCGAACAACTCCGCGCCGCCGAGCCGCCCCTGACGGCGACCGGGGCGCTCCCCTCGCCGCCCCGGCCCACCGATGACGCGGACGCGGCCGACGAGGCCCCGGACGACGCCTCGCCCGGCGCCCGCTCCAGCCGCCGCGACCGCAAGGCCGCCGCGCACCGCCGGCGTCGCCGCCGGACCCTGTTCGTCACCGCGGGCTTCGTCCTGGCGGCCGGCGGACTGAGCCTCGCCGAACTCGGCACGGACGCCCCGCACTCACCACCCCGCCCGGCCGCCGCCGGGGGAGAGTCACCGGACGGCGAGGCGACCAAGGAGGCGGGGGAGGGCTCGGCACTCCCGGCCGACGCGATCTCGGACCGGGCCACCGCCTCGGGCACCCCGTCCCCCGACGCCTCCACCTCGGCATCGGCGTCCCCGTCGAAGTCCCCCGACGCGGACGCCTCCGGCACACCCCCGGAATCCGGCACCCCCACCGCGTCCCGCCCCCCGGCCCAGGCCGGCACCCCGACCCGCGACCAGGACCCGGCCCCGTCGTCCCCCCAGCCCGACGACCCATCCGCGACCACCACCCCCACACCACCGGACGAGCCGACCCCGACCCCCACGGAGACGTGCGACCGCTTCCTGTGGTGGTGCACGTAG